CGGCTATGTCGCCGCCGCGGCCCTGACCAAGCCACTGGAGCCCGCCGAGCCGCCGATGCGGGACGAGGGCGATCTCTTCGGGCTGACCGTCGAGCAACTGCTGCCGATCCGGGCCTATGTCCTGGACCAGGACAGCGGGCTGCCCAAGCGTGATTCGAAGACCGGTGAGGAGAAGACCGCCTGGGTCTTCGCCAACCAGCAGGGCGAGCCGAAGAAGAACGCCCTCGCCATGCTCGACGCCGTCGCCGCGGCCAAGGACGCCCCGCTGGCCCGGATCCTCACCGGTCTCTCCATCCGCCATGTGGGCCCGGTCGCGGCCGAGGAGCTGGCCCGTCAGTTCCGCTCCATCGACCGGATCGAGGAGGCGAGCGAGCAGGAGCTGGCCGATGCCGACGGGGTCGGCCCCATCATCGCCGCCTCGGTGAAGCAGTGGTTCGCCGAGGACTGGCACCGCGAGATCCTGCGCAAGTGGCGGGAGGCGGGAGTCCGCATGGAGGACGAGGGGGCGGGCGAGGAGACCGGGCCGCGCCCGCTGGAAGGACTCACCGTCGTCGTCACCGGCACGCTGGCCGGCCACACCAGGGATGGCGCGAAAGAGGCGCTCCAGAGCCAGGGGGCGAAGGTCACCGGTTCTGTCTCGAAGAAGACCTCCTTCGTCGTCGTCGGCGACAACCCCGGCTCGAAGTACGACAAGGCGATGCAGCTGAAGGTGCCCGTGCTGGACGAGGACGGCTTCGCCGTACTGCTCGGGCAGGGCCCGGACGCCGCGCGAGGGGCGGCCGTACCCGTCGGAGAACCGGCGGAACAGGACAGAGCGGGCGGCGAACCAGCAGCGAACCAGTAGCGAACCGGCAGTGAAGCTGCGGCGAACCAGCGGCGAACAGTCGCGAACAGCGACGAGCGGTGGCGAGCGGCGACGAACGGCGAACAAGAGGGAGCAGAAGGGGTGTAGATGGACGGACGGGGGCAAGGGTTGCCGCCGCGGGGCCGGGTTCACCCGAACGGCGCATAGCAGATGCTGACGGACGGTCGGTTCGCATTCGGGCAAGAGCTGTAGAGCGCTGCCCGTAGAAGCCTTCCGCGGCCTACTGTTGAGATGCGCACCTGCCGTGCCAGGCCACGGGGTGGGAACACAGGGTGGGAAATCGGGTCGTGGTGGCGTGGAGCTGAACCATCAGGTGACATCGGCACCGCCGGCTGTGAGAGGGACGGAATGGAACCGACCGAGAGGGCCGCACCGGTGTCGCGGCTGCAAGGTTTCGTCGGCCTCACGCCCAAAGTGGGAGCCGGCGTCGTGGCGATCGCCGCTGTCCAGCTCGCGACCGGCTTCTACCGGGCCGTGAGCGAGGGACACGCACTCTTCCCCGGGGGCAGGGCCGGCTGGTCCCTCGCCGTCCTCACCGGGATCATCGTCGGCCATCTGGTCGCGCTCGGACGTGACCGCTGGTGGGGCGGGACCGGCTCCGGGGCCGCCCTCACCCTGTCCGTGCTGCTCCTGTACGGCTGGGTGCCCGCCGGTCTGGTCAGCCTGGTCGTCGTCGTCCTCGTCGGTGTGGCCCGCAGACACCGCTGGTGGCAGGGGCTGCTGCACGGCGCGGTGGACATCCTGGGGATAGGAGCTGCGGCGCTGGTGCTCGCCGCGTTCGGCGAGGTGCAGAGCGTCGAATCGCCCTGGCAGCCACTCGACTGGGGCATCGAGGCCGTCCCGGAAGTCCTCCTGGCCGCCTCCACCTATCTTCTGGTGACCCGGGTCCTGCTGTGGTACGCACGGGCACCCCAGGGCGGCGGGCTGCCGACCATCGCCCGCACCGCCCTGCTGCGCCAGGGCCTCGTCGCGGTCGCCCTGCTCGGCATCGCACCGCTGATCTGCGTCGTCGCGATGGCCATGCCCGTACTCCTGCCGCTCTTCGCGGTCCCGCTGATCGCCCTGGACTCCACCCTCTGGATTGCCCGCGCCCGGGCCGAGGAGCAGCTGCGCGACCCGCTGACCGGGCTGCCCAACCGGCAGTGGCTACTGGAGCGCACCTGGACGGCTCTGGAGGACGCCGAGTCCATCGGTGCCAGATCCGCTCTCGTCCTGATCGACCTCGACCGTTTCCGTGCGGTCAATGACACCCTCGGTCATCTGGCGGGGGACCGGCTGCTGCTGCAGATAGCGGAACGGCTCCGCCTCGCGCTCCCGCGGGGAGCGGAGGCCGCGCGGCTCGGCGGCGACGAATTCGCCGTGCTCCTGCCGACGGCGGACTCCACCACCAGCGCCCAGCGCGTCGCCCGCCATCTGGTCGCCGAGCTGTCCTCCCCGCTGGATCTGGACGGTCTGACCCTGGTTCTCGAAGCCAGTGCCGGAGTCGCCGTCTACCCGGACCACGCACTGGACGCCGAGGGGCTGCTCCGGCGCGCGGACGTCGCGATGTACCAGGCCAAGCGCGACCGTACGGGCGTCGAGGTCTACGAGTCCAAGCGGGACAGCAACACCC
This sequence is a window from Streptomyces sp. NBC_01217. Protein-coding genes within it:
- a CDS encoding putative bifunctional diguanylate cyclase/phosphodiesterase — protein: MEPTERAAPVSRLQGFVGLTPKVGAGVVAIAAVQLATGFYRAVSEGHALFPGGRAGWSLAVLTGIIVGHLVALGRDRWWGGTGSGAALTLSVLLLYGWVPAGLVSLVVVVLVGVARRHRWWQGLLHGAVDILGIGAAALVLAAFGEVQSVESPWQPLDWGIEAVPEVLLAASTYLLVTRVLLWYARAPQGGGLPTIARTALLRQGLVAVALLGIAPLICVVAMAMPVLLPLFAVPLIALDSTLWIARARAEEQLRDPLTGLPNRQWLLERTWTALEDAESIGARSALVLIDLDRFRAVNDTLGHLAGDRLLLQIAERLRLALPRGAEAARLGGDEFAVLLPTADSTTSAQRVARHLVAELSSPLDLDGLTLVLEASAGVAVYPDHALDAEGLLRRADVAMYQAKRDRTGVEVYESKRDSNTPDRLGLLGDLRRALDAGEVELHYQPKVRFDGQVAGLEALVRWVHPERGRVPPDEFIAIAESSGLMPHLTEYVLETALAQVARWRSQGLFVPVAVNVSPRDVHTPGFAGGVAARLARHGVPAGALQLEITEHVLLEDPQRAADTLAGLTGHGVKMSLDDFGTGYSSLVHLRRLPVSELKIDRSFVARLAVDHEDAEIVRCTIDLAHSLGLLVVAEGVEDDETWERLRDLHCDAVQGWLVAAAMPPQEATAWLRARGEHGWRRPAELAAAAAAAAATGATPELEQSPAGRAVKSRPATT